A portion of the Solea senegalensis isolate Sse05_10M linkage group LG17, IFAPA_SoseM_1, whole genome shotgun sequence genome contains these proteins:
- the pigh gene encoding phosphatidylinositol N-acetylglucosaminyltransferase subunit H gives MEDDAFTDISGKSISLNCQTHSSLCREFIVSSPKVSIGKVMVFTCSVWLLAYAVFFFTENTAVLSSAIIITLVGMMLHIHFVKVDHESLLVIGSLGIQVSSSYASGRETTTFIEISKIKDIVINEAIYMQQIIYYLCVLLKDPSEPNAVSSVVPLFQSSKPRLNCLVKVYKSCQEILSKC, from the exons ATGGAAGACGATGCGTTCACTGACATCAGTGGCAAATCCATATCTTTGAACTGTCAGACCCACTCAAGCCTCTGCAGGGAGTTCATAGTCAGCTCCCCCAAAGTGTCCATCGGCAAAGTGATGGTGTTCACCTGCTCCGTTTGGCTCCTGGCATACGCTGTGTTCTTCTTCACAGAG AACACCGCTGTTCTGTCCAGTGCTATAATCATCACCCTGGTCGGTATGATGCTGCACATCCACTTTGTGAAGGTGGACCATGAGTCCTTACTCGTCATTGGATCTTTAGGCATCCAGGTGTCCTCCAGCTACGCCTCAGGCCGCGAAACGACCACTTTCATTGAGATCAGCAAGATCAAGGATATTGTTATTAATGAAGCAATATATATG caACAAATCATCTACTACCTTTGTGTACTGTTGAAGGACCCCTCAGAACCCAATGCAGTGTCCAGTGTTGTGCCGTTGTTTCAG agTTCAAAGCCCAGGCTCAATTGCTTGGTGAAGGTTTACAAAAGCTGTCAGGAGATTCTTTCGAAGTGCTGA